aaggagaaagggagctgactATGAGCATTCActgtttcctgcttcctgactgtgatgcAATGGGTCAGTGATCAACTGCTTCAAGATCTTGCCACTGGGACATCTCACCACAATCGACAGTACTTTTGAACTGTGAactgaaagaaaccctttctcctttaagttacttttgccagggtattttatAACAAGAGGAAAtgtaacaaatacagaaatttgGTACCAATATGTGGGGGTACTGCTGGGAAAACCTGACCATGCAGTTCTTGAGCTCTTGTTTGTTGGAATAGTATAGAGAAGTtgggaactttgggctagaaaatccCTTGATTGACACAAGTAGAGCTCAATGAGCCATTCTGGTAGGAGACCCAGCTCATGAGGTTTCACAGGGGAACAAGGACTCTGTTTTGTTTCTATCACTTTGATAaagactatgaccaaaagcaactaggaGGTAAAGGgttcatttatttcatcttatggcTTACAGTTCACCAGGAAGGCAAGTCCAggtagaaactcaaggcagggacctggaggcaaaACCTGAAGCAGAAACTTGAGGGAACATTACTTACTGGCTTTGTGTCTATGGTTTGCTCAGCTGGTATTCTTATatgacccaggaccacctgcccagggtcgCACCACCCCCATTTGGCTTGGGCATCCCATAaatcaataatcaagaaaatgcccccatagattTGCTTATAGACAATCTGATGGACGgatcttctcaactgaggtttcttcttccagaTGACTACATAGCTTGTTTCATTTTgatacaacaacaacagaaaaatcaacCAGTGCAGATTCCATGGGAACTGGGCTGGGGCCATGAATACGATCATATAGGAAAGAGTCAAGTTTCATTATGCCAGTGTCCTGAGAATTTGAGTGAGGACTGAATTGAAAGGTGATGGACTAACATGTGTGGTGAAAGAAACTTAAAGACAGGAGAGCATCCAGGCCATGGCAGGGCTATTGTTAACAatgagtgacagagagagagagagagagagagagagagagagagagagagagagagagagagagagagagagcaaaatgtGAAGCAGAAGGATATGAAGAGGCTCTCAGATGTCTATCATTCTTCTAGATGGTTCTTTGCAAGGTAGAGTCACAGATGCTGGTCCCATTGGTGAGCTATCCTTCATGAAGTCAGGTCACAGGTACTCATCAGACCTCAGGGTGGTCCTACAGGAATCCATTTGTGAATGTTGGTCCCTCCTCCAGCATGGTTCTTGGAAtccttgtctctcttcctctgcagACTTTGGCTCTGCCCAGGTTTCCAGTTCAACGAATTCTGTGTGATTCAATGATTCTGACTCAGTTTTCCTCCCCTATTTagagtttttctgttttcatgtttctGCCTACAGTCTTGGGCACTTGCTCTGAGTTTCCCGTGAGTGTGACGCGTGGATCTGGGGTGATAGAGCATTGACATGGTATCTGGAACTTTATCTTTGCAGAAAAGCAGCATCACAATGGCAATATTGAGCCTTGTGGTTTCACAGGGGAGCTCCGATGGAACAATGCAGCAATGTTAAAGTAAAACTGAACAACATGAGGTCACAGTGCAGCATTGTGATATGATAGTAGAGATGTGAAGCCAAAACGTACTATTGTGATGGCATAGTTGATGATTGTTATGAAAAAATGAAGCATTAAGATGTGATAATGGTTCTGAGATGTTACAATGCACCATTGTAGTGGCCCAATTGAGCACTTTCATATAAATATGAAGTAATGTGATGGTACAATGAAACATTGTGATGTCAATGTGGAACATCATAATGTCATGATAGAGTGTGATACCACAAGGCAGCTTCATGTTGGCACAGTTGGGTGTTGTGATGTCATAATGGAGTCTGTGATGACACAATGGAGCATTTTGATGGTTCAGTGTAACATTTGATGGCAAATTTGATTTCAATGTCACAATGGAACACTGTAATGTTAGAGTGGAACTGTGATGTCAAAATGCACCATGTGATGGCATAAATGAGCTTTGCCATATAAAGTGGAGGGTTATAATGGCACAACATGGCATGTGATATAGCAGTAGAACCAGTGACATCACAGTGCAGCACTATGGTGCTACAATGGAGCACTGTTAGATTACAAAGGAGCTGTGATATCACAATGAGCATTGTTATATAAATGGAGGATTGTGGTGGCACAATGAAGGACTCTGAGGGCAGAATGTAGCATTGTGTTGTGATGACATCATATTGACATTGAATGGAGCCTAGTGGTGTCACAGTGGGGAACCTCACTTAGGAGCTATGATGTCACAATGAAAAAATGTTTCAGCACAATGGTGCATTGTGATGTCATATTGCAGTATCATATTGGCACATTGGAGCATTGTGATTTGATACTGGAAATGTGATACTACAAAGCACCACTGTGATGGCCCCATTGAGCACTGATATGCCACAATGGAGCATTGTGGTGGCACAAGGATGGATTGTGAAGACAAGGTTGAGCCCTGTaatacagaatgtggcattttgATGTCACAGTGAAGCTGTGATTTCACGACGCATCACTGTGATGGTTTAATGGGACTTTGTTATCTAAAAACAGTTGAGTGTTGTGAAGGCATTGTATTGCGATGTCATGGTTGAGCTGTGTTTTCACAATGCATCTTTGTGACAGAAAACTGAACACGTGTGTAATGAAACAGCATTGTGATGGCAGAATGGTGTACCATGCAGACAAATTTGAGAATTGTGATGTCTTGAACTGCAAGCTGAGATAGACCTTGCCATCTCTACATGGCTGTTTGCTGTTCAGGGAAGTAACACAGCCCCCGTGTTGATTCCCACAGTGGAGGCATCAGCTTACACTTTCATCCGCAGCATCAGGATTCTTCCTTCCTGACAACTTTGACAGAATCTgtcatcatttgttttcttgatgatagccatcgTAAGGTGAGGTGGAATTTCAAAGCAATTTCAATTTGTagttccttgatggctaaggatgttggacatttttCAAGTACCccttggccatttgtatttcttcttttgagaactgtatATACTCCATTAgttcatttattgattggataacttttttgtttttgacttttgtaattctttatatatcttaGATATCAATCTCCCGTGTGATATATAGCTGgccattttaaaaaggagatttgTGGTAATTTCCTTTGTAGTGTGGAATTACTTTAATCTATTGCCCTCTCTCAATTCTTGGGATGATTTCAAGTGCTATTGGAGCCCTTGTTAGAGTACTTGCCCATGCTTATATTTTGAAGTGTTTTACCTATGATCTCCCTAACAGTTTCAAAGTTTTAGGTTGTACATTAAAGTCTCTGACCCCCTTTGGTTTGATCTTTGAGCTGGGAAAAGAGAAAGTGTTTGACATTTTCTCAAAAGTGAAACAGTCTGCATTTGAGGCAATACTTGCTTAGATGATTCTTCAAGCAGTGGTTCAATCACAGGAGAACTTTAAGttgttttacctttttatttaaagtatttttataattattatctttaaaaactgtAGAGCAAGGTGTGTGTAATATTGCAAGAACACGATGTCTCACTAGAGGGAGCCAAGCAGCCACTTACTTGTATCTAGACTCTGGATGTCATACCTTGAGAATCTGGACTCTTTGTTATTCAAACATGTTGGAAGCCTCAGACCTTGGCCCTCCTTTGTAGTTCCTATTTGGACTTTGCACTGGAATTGCTGTCACAGTATAAGAGTTTTGGAATGAATTTGCTAGGTGCTAGTGCTGTGTATGTCCAAACTGAGACCACAGAGTGTCACAAACAGCACTTGTTCAACCCAGCTCACCAATTGTGTTGCTGGGTTTggcaaaaaggaaaagatgttaaaaagagagtgagaataataaacagacacagagatggagagagggagggagacagaggcagatggggcAGCTCTGGTCACCCCTCCTGTGGAGCATCTTCTTCATTTTAGGGTTTTATAGTCCCTGTGAAAGATGTCCAGGAGTTCCTGTCAGAGGCTCTGGACACTTCTGAgtgattttcaagttttatttcatatagaaaactatagattaagaaatggaataaagggagcagTGACCTCAGGACCAGATCCCACACTGCTacatttccaacttgtgaaaaggaattaacaaAAGGCTCatagacaggtgtggtggtgcatgcctttaatccctgcactccagaggcagataCTGGTAGAtaactgagtttgaggccagcgtagtctagagagcgagttccagtacagccaagcttaggcagtgaaggaaaccacagaaaacagaaagttgttGAAGATGTagttgaacaagggggccatgttctagcTCCAGTAAGCAtcagaatttggcagctttggtCACATAGTTTGAACTAAAATATTTGTCCCTTATGAGGCCCTACATCTACCCAGGATGTGAGGTTGATGTTTTTGAGAAGGCACCAGAACCACCAAGATTCAGTGATGGTTTTCATTTACAAAGGATAATGGTAGGAGGAGTGGTCATGGAGACAATGGGAACTGACCTATTAGAACCCAGATGGCTCTGTGTATACAGGAACTCAGGCTGCTATGACTACAATGATTGGCAAGGTCAAAGAAGAATTCAAGAGTCTTTGAATGCTGGGTATTGTGGATATAGTATAAAATGGCAACACACCCTAAATACTCATCCTAATCTCTCCAGAAATCTTCTTTTAATTGTTCTCTAAATATTAGGCATGCCCTTGCTTCGTGGTCACTTAGTAGATTTCTATTACCACCAATATTGCTggtaattttctctttctgaatcttcctttaaaaagagtcatcacatttttcattttgttctcagGAAACAGTTAGTAATGTTCTTGGGAGTACTCATGAAACCCAATTCTGTGTAATAGGAAATGACTTTGCAAGATTTGAAGagatttcttaaaaaattgggcgctctctctctttctctctctctctctctctctctctctctctctctctctctctctctctctctctttctctctctctctctctctgtgtgtatacttgCCAATATGTGAGGGTGTGGAGGCAGGATGTTGACAGCTGGTGTCTTTCCTCAATGACCTGCGgacttatttgagacaggatttctcactgaacctgtggcTTACCTTTTAGGTCAATGACCAGTGAATATGTGGAATCAGCTTATCTTTGGCCCTTTCTTGCATGTTAGGGTTACAGTGTAAGCCATTGTGCCCAGCTAGTACAgaagtgctgggatctgaacacaGGTTCAAATTTTCAAAGCAAGCATTTTGTCTGCGGAGCAATCGCCTTAGCCAGAGAGGCAATCTTAAGAATTATCAGAGTAAGAAACTCTAGAAAGCAATTGTTTAAAGCCCAAAGAAAAGTGATCTAGAAAAGAATATTCCACATAGTATAATAATCTCTTCTGACAAAGAGGTAGCAATTTCTGACACAGTGTATTTGCATTTTTGATAATTATCAATTGAGTTAAGAGATGATGATTGAAATAATAGAGGTGCAGTCATTAGGCTGATCCTCCAATTTATGACAAGCAAAAGAATTTTAGCTAGTTGTATTCTGTATACAGTCTGCCAAGATAATTTTTATGCCTCTTTtgtatcatgaatcttaaaagttctcattaataaaatcaaacctgaggccagttattgggttgCACACTCTAAGATCAGAGAgtcagaataagccacagctacctcacctcaccggatcctcagctggtcttgtttcctcagactggagacatctgagtcctcatccagaatgggtctcagctgaattgctgctcaaaaggcTGAATGCTTAACCGgccaaattcttaaccaggccaaaatgcttaaccaggccaaatacttaaccagccaaatacttctagtttctggtcctcacaccttatatacctttctgctttctaccaccactccctgggattaaaggcttgctttctgggattaaaggcatgatgagtcaccatgcctgtctgtatccttgaacacatggatttctgcctctgaaattctAGGATTAacggcgtgtgctaccactgcctatcctttatgtttaatattgtggctgctctgtctctgaccccagataagtttattagcatgcacaatatttgggggaatacaataccacattctttcattcctctttttttttaaagatttatttatttgttatgtacacagtgttctgactgcatgtatacctgcagccagaagagggaactagatctcattacaggtggttctgagccaccatgtggttgctgggaattgaactcaggacttctgtaagagcagccagtgctcttaacctctgggccatctctccagcccccctctttCATTCTTTAAAGGTAGATAACAGAAATTCTTGAACTGGTTTGAAACAGACTGTGGACACCAGCTCACACCAAGCTTTCCTGAGAATTCACTTCAACAAAGAGGAGGCATAGCCTGGATGTCACCcaacatttccatttattttgaggCCACTAAAACGAATAAAgatgcattattttttttctgaccacatCATTGGAAGCTTGTTTTACTTGCTTATTCCTTAGAGTGTAGATGAATGGGTTCAGTAAAGGGGCAACTGAGTTATTAAGCACAGCCATACCCTTATTGAAGGCAACTCCTTCTGTTGCTGAAGGCTTTATGTACAAGAAGATGCAGCTTCCATAAGAGAGGGAGATGACAACCATGTGGGAGGAACATGTGGAAAAGGCCTTCTTCCTCTGCTGTGCAGAAGGGATCTTCAGAATGGTCCTGATGATGCGAGTGTAGGAGAGAATCACCAGCACAAGGGTGACTATCAAGGTCACCACTGCTAAGAGAAAGTCAAAGCGTTCCAGCAGCCTTGTGTCTGAGCAAGCTATTTCTATGAGGGGCCCATAGTCACAGTAATAATCATTGAGCACATTGGATGCACAGAAGTCCAGCTGACTGGTCAAGATGATTGGGAATAAGATGACTAGGAAGCCACTCAGCCAAGAGCAGAGGACCAGTAGGGTGCAGACCTTGTTGTTCATGATGGTGGTGTAGTGCAGGGGTTTGCAGATGGCCATATAGCAGTCATAGGACATGGCAGTCAGAAGGCAGAATTCAGTGGCTCCAAAGAAGATGGCAAAGAAGTACTGAGTGAAGCAGTCAGCAAAGCTGATGGTCTTAATTCCTGTAGAGATGCTGACGAGCATTTGAGGAGTAAAAGTGGATGTGAAGGAGATTTCCAGGAAGGAGAATTtcctgaggaagaagtacatgggtgtcTGGAGGTGGGAATTCAGCAATGTGAGGATGATGAAGGTGAGATTTCCTATAATGCTGAGAATGTATGTGAGGAGGAAGaataggaaaacacagatttgAATCTCTGGTGCATCTGTTAAAGTCTGTTACCTTTGTTGATGCTGCATTTGTGCAATGATGccaggatgtgtgtttaattatgtaaagctgTGTTGCATCTGTTTGGCTCTTCCGGCCTAAGCACCTAATGGGTTaagagctgaagggccaatagctaggcagagaaaggatgggtgtgtctgtcaggcagagagaatcaatAGGAGACATCTgggctgaagagagaagagaaatagctcaggggttaagagcacttagtgctattgcagaggtcctgggttcagttcccagcacaggcAGGGTAGCTTAgaacagggagaggaaaggaagggaggggaggggaggggatgagaggagaggagaggagaggatagaAGAGAGTCGTTGCAGATAAAGTGTTCAATAGATAAAGTGTTCAATAATAGCATTGCAGAATTCCAAACCCAGACTTACAATAACTCCAGGGCAGATTACCAACAAAGCAATTAATCAGCAAGTGCCAAATAGCCAGTACAGACTCTGGTGTTCATGATGGCTGTGTAATGAAGGGATTTACAAATGGCCATGTAGCGGTCATAGGACATGATAGCCAGCAAGAAAAACTGTGCTATCCGGAAGATAAGGCCAGCAAATAATTGTGTGAAGCAGGCctcaatggaaataattttatcctTGGTCACTATGCTGACCAGGAATCTAGGGATGCAGATAGATATCAGCGAGATTTCTGGGAAGGAAAACTTCTgaaggaagaaatacatgggtGTTTTGAGGTGGGAATCCAGCAGATTCAGAAGGATAATGATAAGGTTTCCAGTGACGCTCAGCAGATAAGttataaataggaaaaagaagGTTACAATTTTCCACATTGTGTCTTCTGtccaagaagagaagaagaatgaaTGTTGTCACCAATGTGTGGTTCCTCATGTCTAAATGTCTTCTAAATCCTCTCAACCTGGAGAAAAATAATACATGTGAGTTGatgtgttctcttctgtaaatattTGAAGGTGATATTAAGAATCCAGCAAGTTGTACCACCAGCAAGGATCTGGTCAAGATGGGAGAGCCAGCTGACATCCAGGGTTCTTCAGCACATGAACTTACTCCAAGAGGATCATTTCCCAGTATGTTTTCATGTCCACCAGTGCAGTATTTTTTGGAAGACCCAGAAATTTCTAGAAACTTAAGGCTGCATATTCCCCAAGTTCCTCCCTCGCATCCAGATTTCAAACTGCCTTCATTTGCACCTCTGAAAAGAGCTATCCAGATTCCTCAAGAGCCTATAAGCAACTCAAGTCTGCAAACGTCTCAAAATCCCCTAATGTACCCAGGAATTCCAATGTGATTAAGGCTCCaaaatcatctatcatctgtaaGCCAACTCAATTACCAAATGTATCAAAGTCCCCCATTACCTTCAGGAACACCAATGCAATCAAGTTTCCAATGGCATTCATATCCTGAAAGGAGCCTAGGCCCCCAAGTAACCCCTGGACCATCAATGATACCAAGTATCCCAAGGCAACCAGATCTCCCAACACCGGAAACTGTATCAGTGTGCCCTAGTGACCAGATGCCCTCAAGTTCCTCTGTGAGTTCTGGTTGTGGGGGTTCTCTAGGTCTTATGGTGCCTTCAGATAACTATGGTGACCAGGAAGTCCGTCCTAAGCCTACAAAGATTCAACGGGAGGAACACACTGTGTACTCTGAGGAATAAAAGCTCCTCCTCCAAAAGTATTTTGATCAGAACAGTCGTCCAAGTGCGGAGCAATGTGAGGCACTGGCACAAAGGATGAATGTGACCAAGTGTGAAATCCAGACCTGGTTCAAGAATAAACATGCTAAGGACAACAGAAGAATCAGCAAAACATTGAAAAAGGACCGCTAGAGTCAAGTGGAAGCTCAAAAGATGTTTCTGGGTTCACCCATTCCCATTGTCCCTTATCTGTCCTTACCTCTGACAAGGTAGAGTCCAAGTCTCCAGGCATATCTACTGTGACCTCCATTCCCAAACTCAACCCCAGCCTGGAAGCTTCTCTCCATGACGATCAAGACATAGAGGATGCTGGGTGTATTCCCCAAGAGGACTCCCTTGAAGTTGCAGCTCCTGACCCTGGTCAACCCACAGTAGTTGAAGTTCAGCCTGATCCAGCAAGGGCTGAAGGGCCAGCCTCAGTCAAAACTCCAGTTCCCACCACAGCTGGAGCTCCTGACTTTGGTCTACCCTCATTAGCTGAAGTCCAGACTGACCCATCAGTGGCTGAAGAGCCAGCCTCTGTGGAAGCTCCAGTTCCCACCACAACTGCAGCCCAAGGACCAGATGATGCTCAATACATATATCCAACTTCTGATCAGTTCTGGCAATAGATAGGTGAGAATCTGGACACATAGGAGGACTCATTGTCTCAGTTACATACTGAATCCAAACAATAACTGGAGCCCTGGACCAGTCTAGGCTGAAAAATCTTTATAGTAAGGAATAGGTGTGGTGGATCATGTCCTCAATTTAAGGATTTGTTAGAATGATTCGGGCTAATCTGTATTGTATTAGGCCAGTGTGATTCATATACTcaaaaatttctttttgaaagaatattaagagtctTTCAACAATTTAAATGATTAAGTATTGTCCTGTTACATCTCagttaaataaaagtagaaaatattttctgcaaacattaaaataaaaagaatccagCAAGTTAACAGAAATGCAGCTTTTACCGGTTtcaatattttcacatttattcaaTGGTTAGAACTACAAGTATAACAACATGTATCTAATCCCATTTCCTAGATACTCATTTATCATTCTTTTTGGCTATTTTTTCATACTTGAAAaaaattctatattttttttgATAAGTATTTccacatttcccattttcccCACTTTTTGAAAATTGATTCCCAATAGTTTAGTCTAGTTTGAATACTATACGTTTTATTTCAATAATCTTCTTTGTTTCCACAAGCAAAGTGtttctatatattattattactggcattattattattattattttaatatatttgatcatctttcccctcctccaggtccttcccatttctctacccacccaacttgatgctctctgtctctctgtctctcaaaaacaaaaaactgcacacaaacatcaaaatcaaaacaaacaagataaaaacataacagatgaaataaaatgaaacaaaaagttctcAAGAAAGTCatgaagtttgttttctgttggccaactATTCTTGGGCATGAGGTCTGCTCTGGAGGGTGGTTGCTATATCCACTGAGACTCCACTATAGAAAACTGGttttcagggttggggatttagctcagtggtagagctcttgcctagcaagcacaaggccctggttggtcctcagctctgggggtgggggtggaggggagaaacCTGGTTATCCCTTTGTCAgtgggtatcaattgcaaatggTTTCTTGGTTAGAAAGGGACCCCATGTTCACTTTTGATCTCAGAACTGGGCTTCCACCTTGCCTGAACCAACCAATGCAGGTCTTGTGCTTgttcccagtctctgtgagttcatatgtgcatcagtccttaTGTCTGGAAGGCACTGTTTTCTTGGAAACATCCAcaccctctggctctcacactcttgTAATCTCCTTTTATGCATGAGCCTTGCAGGGGGAGGAGtttgatgtttttgagacagggtttcactacatatcccaggctagccaggagcTTACTATGCCATCCAAGGTGGCCTTAAAAAAAGGCACAATATCTTTAATTGAAACTACATTCAAAACaagattaatattattttatccgTTAGAAATAGACcaagtaaaataattattattataaaaaactTAAAAGTCTAGTTATAAAAGTATTTAAGAAACATAGAAAGTGAGATAAATGTTTAGTTACTCTGGGGACTTGTCATTGCAGTTGAACATCAGTATCATCCAGAATTTCTGAATTCCACATGGATGTGCTCTTCGACAAATTTGGCATATGTTTGATATGAGAAAGTTCATTAGCTCAAGTTTTGGTTCAAGAGTTAAAGATACCTGGTATAGTCCAAAGTGATCTTAAACTTACAGaggtgcttctgcctcctgagtgctgggatttaaggcatgtaaCACTACAtctagaataaatatatattttttaagggGCTAAATTAATGACAATGAGATTTGAAATAAATTGCTTAAAGTGAGTGTTTGTTAGTGGTATTTGTTAATTTTAGAGTTCTTTGGCACTATTAAATAGAACTAGTTCAGCTTGAAAAACAACTCTATGAGTTTTACATTTAAACTTACTTCaattagaaattaaatatttgacattaaatttaaaacatttcttctcaATTATTTTCCAGTTCAACTTGAGGAACTTTGTTTGTGCAAGAAATAATTAACACATTCAGTGTTGCCTCCAACATTAagtattatattttctaatttttaaatgtaaagcaaTGCATACCAATAAAGTTTGAATAAAAGGCACTGTGAGTTCTATGTGTAAAGCTTTTCTAATAAACAAGAATAACCAGCTTTCAGATACATCCAGAGGAAGCTTAGCCACGAGTTATAAGGATGCTGTCTGAATTTCTCTAATGCTGGGTTTAGATGGTATAATCTGTATTCACGACATAACTGTTCATACTATAGCCTCTTTGTATGCAGCATGACAAACACTGAAAATACTTACTTTCTTTGAGTTCAACAGAGGTTTTGTTTGCAGATACATcgtggaattttatttttgtttaaaaattcaatatGAATAATTCTTCCAAAATG
This is a stretch of genomic DNA from Peromyscus leucopus breed LL Stock chromosome 18, UCI_PerLeu_2.1, whole genome shotgun sequence. It encodes these proteins:
- the LOC114681800 gene encoding olfactory receptor 6C4-like — its product is MNHTGLIQYRLTLTDAPEIQICVFLFFLLTYILSIIGNLTFIILTLLNSHLQTPMYFFLRKFSFLEISFTSTFTPQMLVSISTGIKTISFADCFTQYFFAIFFGATEFCLLTAMSYDCYMAICKPLHYTTIMNNKVCTLLVLCSWLSGFLVILFPIILTSQLDFCASNVLNDYYCDYGPLIEIACSDTRLLERFDFLLAVVTLIVTLVLVILSYTRIIRTILKIPSAQQRKKAFSTCSSHMVVISLSYGSCIFLYIKPSATEGVAFNKGMAVLNNSVAPLLNPFIYTLRNKQVKQASNDVVRILVPSQKHQPHILGRCRAS